The window GTCTGCGCGATGATGAAGCAGATCGCGGGTGCGCACGAGGGATCGGTCGCCGCGAGTGGACGCAAGGCTCAATGGGAGACCCGGTCCGCCTCGGTCAGAGAAGCCGCGCATCCCCGGCGTGATGTTCTCATCAGGCCCCGGTCAAAAACCTCTGACCAGGCGCGAGCGCGAAGTTCTCAGTCTGATCAGCGAGGGATGCTCCAACAAGCAAGGCGCCTTGCGGATGCGCATCAGCCCGCGGACCTTCGAGAGCCATCGCGCCGAAGCGATGCGGAAGCTCGGCGCGCGAAACACCGCCGATCTCGTCCGCACCGTGCTCTTGCATTCGGGTTCGGTGTAGCCGAGCGCGTCACTGTCTTCGCCCGAGTTAGTTACAACTGTCATCGCCCGGCTTGACCGGGCGACCCAGTATTCCAGAGACGCCGATGATCAATCGAGAAGCCGCGGCGTACTGGATCACCCGGTCAAGCCGGGTGATGACAGCCGAATCAAAGATGTGAAGTTTAGAGGCGCGTCAGCATCCGCCGTCGTGCGACAGCGCCGCTCAGTAAAGATCTTCCACAAAAGACTGAAAGCGCGGCGCGGCCCGCGAGGGAACGACGGTGGGCTTGGGCGGACTCGGTACGATG is drawn from Bradyrhizobium lablabi and contains these coding sequences:
- a CDS encoding helix-turn-helix transcriptional regulator, which codes for MSQQEASDSHLSKWLESSAPRDDDLEIVRLSAARTRAMDEAGAAIARQHNGPLTALLLYMGEIKQHSHQFSQGSGDRAYLQQVVENALQQTERVCAMMKQIAGAHEGSVAASGRKAQWETRSASVREAAHPRRDVLIRPRSKTSDQARARSSQSDQRGMLQQARRLADAHQPADLREPSRRSDAEARRAKHRRSRPHRALAFGFGVAERVTVFARVSYNCHRPA